The Neobacillus sp. OS1-2 genome includes a window with the following:
- a CDS encoding helix-turn-helix transcriptional regulator translates to MTNYKARKSNLKDLLSKNGMDLDGLEKNTNIPRSQLDDYISKKVMNLNTAMTISKELNCQIEDLYVWASEEE, encoded by the coding sequence TTGACTAATTATAAAGCAAGAAAAAGTAACCTCAAGGATTTATTATCTAAGAACGGAATGGATTTGGATGGTTTGGAAAAGAATACAAATATTCCTAGGAGTCAACTCGACGACTACATATCTAAGAAGGTAATGAACTTAAATACGGCGATGACTATTTCCAAAGAATTGAATTGTCAGATTGAAGATTTATATGTGTGGGCATCTGAGGAAGAATAG